From the Natrarchaeobaculum aegyptiacum genome, one window contains:
- the cbiG gene encoding cobalt-precorrin 5A hydrolase: MSSGTESRADGDADAGAESDDGGHCSTPDSDGEVAEEIAIVSFERKLETAREIKAGLADRYESIEILEYHGDVFEEYWGEYDCFVGLMASGIAMRKTAHLLEDKWDDPAIVVIDEELTWAIPITGGHHGANQVAQDLATMGAIPAMTTASEAAGKQGVESRAKAMDAHVVNGDSTVQTNLAVLDDDLGPVARLDGPRAVLVGDDVTVLKRNSDDGVVIGTGSVSGASKDAFLAAWEEALERTDYGFSDVEFVATATRKADEEGLLEAARELDLGVVTFDRETLLDHEGPTPSKSKELIGWPGVSEASAIAGGREQELLVEKLGYENEVTVAIGR; this comes from the coding sequence ATGAGTTCAGGCACGGAATCAAGAGCGGATGGAGACGCCGATGCAGGCGCTGAGTCGGACGACGGGGGCCACTGCTCGACGCCCGATTCGGACGGCGAGGTAGCCGAAGAGATCGCCATCGTCTCCTTCGAGCGCAAACTCGAGACGGCACGAGAGATCAAAGCTGGTCTCGCAGACCGGTACGAGTCGATCGAGATTCTCGAGTACCACGGTGACGTCTTCGAGGAGTACTGGGGCGAGTACGACTGCTTCGTCGGCCTGATGGCCTCGGGCATCGCGATGCGGAAGACGGCCCACCTGCTCGAGGACAAGTGGGACGATCCCGCTATCGTCGTGATCGACGAGGAGTTGACGTGGGCGATTCCTATCACGGGTGGCCACCACGGCGCGAACCAGGTCGCACAGGACCTTGCCACGATGGGCGCGATTCCGGCGATGACCACGGCCTCGGAGGCCGCGGGCAAGCAGGGCGTCGAGTCCCGCGCGAAGGCGATGGACGCCCACGTCGTCAACGGCGACTCGACGGTTCAGACGAACCTCGCCGTCCTCGACGACGACCTCGGGCCGGTCGCCCGACTCGACGGCCCCCGGGCCGTCCTCGTCGGCGACGACGTCACCGTCCTCAAGCGCAACAGTGACGACGGCGTGGTCATCGGGACCGGGAGCGTCTCCGGCGCGAGCAAAGACGCGTTCCTCGCCGCCTGGGAGGAGGCTCTCGAACGAACCGACTACGGATTCTCGGACGTCGAGTTCGTCGCGACCGCAACCCGGAAGGCCGACGAGGAGGGACTCCTCGAGGCCGCACGGGAACTCGACCTCGGCGTGGTCACCTTCGACAGGGAGACGCTGCTGGATCACGAGGGGCCGACGCCCTCGAAGTCCAAGGAACTGATCGGCTGGCCCGGCGTCTCGGAGGCGAGCGCGATCGCGGGCGGCCGCGAGCAGGAACTCCTCGTCGAGAAACTGGGCTACGAGAACGAAGTGACGGTGGCGATCGGGCGATGA
- a CDS encoding precorrin-3B C(17)-methyltransferase has protein sequence MSSDASTPETDTDAVTGGTPADYGTLYVVGIGPGLPEHMTAKAKRVIESADVVIASSLYQAFLREDGTLPPEDTVDDDGIATRASGFEQEIVRSTMGRQIELARAAFEYVREGKDVAHVSGGDPSVYGKSDLLFTMAEREDATDVPIEIVPGLTAALGGAANVGAPLCNDFCTISLSDKWRGWDEIEEKLRAAAISDFVIVLYNCWRNYEQAVEIVREERTDDALVAIVNDAGREDAGRNGESEFITTLGEAADHDDRVSGMGTSLIIGTHETKTWRNDDRTYLVTPRGGRDVEDF, from the coding sequence ATGAGTTCCGACGCGAGTACCCCGGAGACGGACACCGACGCCGTGACCGGCGGCACGCCCGCCGACTACGGCACTCTCTACGTGGTCGGCATCGGCCCCGGCCTGCCCGAACACATGACCGCGAAGGCAAAGCGGGTGATCGAGTCCGCGGACGTGGTCATCGCCTCCAGTCTCTACCAGGCGTTCTTGCGCGAGGACGGCACCCTCCCGCCGGAGGATACTGTCGACGACGACGGCATCGCCACGCGTGCCAGCGGCTTCGAACAGGAGATCGTCCGCTCGACGATGGGCCGTCAGATCGAACTCGCTCGCGCGGCGTTCGAGTACGTCCGCGAGGGCAAAGACGTCGCCCACGTCTCAGGCGGCGATCCCTCCGTCTACGGCAAGTCGGACCTCCTGTTCACGATGGCCGAGCGCGAGGACGCGACGGACGTGCCGATCGAGATCGTCCCCGGCTTGACGGCGGCACTGGGCGGCGCGGCCAACGTCGGCGCGCCGCTGTGTAACGACTTCTGTACCATCTCGCTGTCCGACAAGTGGCGCGGCTGGGACGAAATCGAGGAGAAACTGCGGGCCGCAGCCATCTCGGACTTCGTGATCGTCCTCTACAACTGCTGGCGAAACTACGAGCAGGCAGTCGAGATCGTTCGCGAGGAGCGTACCGACGACGCCCTCGTGGCGATCGTCAACGACGCCGGTCGCGAAGACGCCGGCCGCAACGGCGAGAGTGAGTTCATCACGACCCTCGGCGAGGCTGCCGACCACGACGACAGGGTCTCGGGGATGGGTACCTCGCTGATCATCGGCACTCACGAGACGAAAACCTGGCGCAACGACGACCGAACGTACCTCGTCACCCCGCGCGGCGGGCGTGACGTGGAGGATTTCTGA
- the cobJ gene encoding precorrin-3B C(17)-methyltransferase — MSTDTDADADDESTSKCGASSTDDPGSTTSSGSKCGASSSDSDDSGSKCGASSSSSNSDSTCGASSSSSASSKSESVEEKIDATVEDFDADPGKLTAVGLGPGHPEGMTQRAKDALLAADHIVGYTTYVELLPDEITEQADDIYDTPMCGEVSRTEESVDRTLAGNDVAIVGSGDPNVYALAGLALEILESKGATASMVDFEVVPGVPAAQSCGARLGAPLVNDTVSISLSDHLVPMPEIESRLHSVAKERFVITIYNPWSRKRRDNFAKACEILLTHRDPDTPVGIVHAAGREDEQVMITDLAELPELGESEIVDMTTTIVVGNEETYVWDDRMVTPRGYETKYDY, encoded by the coding sequence ATGAGCACAGACACTGACGCCGACGCTGACGACGAATCGACTTCCAAGTGTGGTGCCTCGAGCACCGACGACCCCGGATCGACGACCTCGAGTGGCTCGAAATGTGGTGCCTCCTCGAGCGACAGTGACGACTCCGGCTCGAAATGTGGGGCGAGTTCCTCGTCCTCGAACTCGGACTCGACGTGCGGGGCCTCGAGTTCCAGTTCCGCCTCCAGCAAGAGCGAGTCCGTCGAGGAGAAGATCGACGCGACGGTCGAGGACTTCGACGCCGACCCGGGCAAACTGACCGCCGTCGGGCTCGGCCCCGGCCACCCCGAGGGGATGACCCAGCGGGCGAAAGACGCCCTGCTCGCGGCCGACCACATCGTCGGCTACACGACCTACGTCGAACTGCTTCCGGACGAGATCACCGAGCAGGCCGACGACATCTACGACACACCGATGTGCGGCGAGGTTTCACGAACTGAGGAGTCCGTCGACCGCACGCTCGCGGGCAACGACGTCGCCATCGTCGGCAGCGGCGACCCGAACGTCTACGCGCTCGCGGGACTGGCACTCGAGATCTTGGAGTCGAAGGGTGCGACGGCCTCGATGGTCGACTTCGAGGTGGTCCCCGGCGTCCCCGCCGCCCAGTCCTGTGGCGCTCGGCTGGGCGCGCCGCTGGTGAACGACACCGTCTCGATCTCGCTGTCGGACCATCTCGTGCCGATGCCCGAGATCGAGTCGCGCCTGCATTCGGTCGCCAAAGAGCGCTTCGTCATCACGATCTACAACCCGTGGAGTCGCAAGCGCCGGGACAACTTCGCGAAAGCCTGTGAGATCCTGTTGACCCACCGCGATCCCGACACGCCCGTCGGCATCGTCCACGCCGCCGGCCGCGAGGACGAACAGGTGATGATCACCGACCTCGCCGAACTTCCGGAGCTGGGAGAGAGTGAGATCGTCGACATGACGACGACGATCGTCGTCGGGAACGAGGAGACCTACGTCTGGGACGACCGGATGGTCACCCCGCGCGGGTACGAGACGAAGTACGACTACTGA
- the gatD gene encoding Glu-tRNA(Gln) amidotransferase subunit GatD → MNPGDRVRVDRADRTFEGVALPSSTDDHLVVKLEGGYNVGVDRDAAEVEVLAEDVYEIDGRDSVGSNGDADDDTSEIAFDDDLPTITLVSTGGTIASTVDYRTGAVTAQFDAEDVLRAVPDLAGRANYRGRVVANILSENMEPPLWQELATVVHEEIEAGADGVVVMHGTDTMQYSASALSFMLETPVPIVFTGSQRSADRPSSDNVMNAVCAVEAAKSDCAEVLVCMHGSESDDVCALHRGTRVRKNHTSRRDAFETVGAEPLGTVDYETETVDFRRGYQERDARDLALANDLEADVELLKFTPGMDPAFLDVVEGSAGLILEGTGLGHVHTDLIPRLEELVADGTTVVMTSQCLEGRVCDRVYDTGRDLLEAGVLEAGDTLPGTAKVKLMWALENSDDVAEAMQTSLAGELQERSVPWE, encoded by the coding sequence ATGAATCCAGGCGATCGCGTTCGCGTCGATCGGGCCGACCGCACGTTCGAGGGTGTGGCCCTCCCCTCGAGCACCGACGACCACCTCGTGGTGAAACTCGAGGGCGGGTACAACGTCGGCGTCGACCGCGACGCAGCCGAGGTCGAAGTGCTCGCAGAGGACGTCTACGAGATCGACGGGCGGGATTCCGTCGGTTCGAACGGCGATGCAGACGACGACACCTCTGAAATCGCGTTCGACGACGACCTGCCGACGATCACGCTCGTCTCGACCGGCGGGACGATCGCCTCGACGGTCGACTACCGCACCGGTGCTGTCACCGCGCAGTTCGACGCCGAGGACGTCCTTCGGGCCGTCCCGGACCTCGCGGGCCGGGCCAACTACCGCGGGCGCGTCGTCGCGAACATCCTCTCGGAGAACATGGAACCGCCGCTCTGGCAGGAACTGGCCACGGTAGTCCACGAGGAAATCGAGGCCGGTGCCGACGGCGTCGTCGTCATGCACGGCACCGACACGATGCAGTACTCCGCGAGCGCGCTTTCGTTCATGCTCGAGACGCCCGTGCCGATCGTCTTCACCGGCAGCCAGCGCTCGGCAGACCGGCCCTCCTCGGACAACGTCATGAACGCCGTCTGTGCCGTCGAGGCCGCAAAGAGCGACTGCGCGGAGGTGCTCGTCTGCATGCACGGCTCCGAGTCCGACGACGTCTGCGCGCTCCACCGCGGTACCCGCGTCCGGAAGAACCACACCTCCCGCCGGGACGCCTTCGAGACCGTCGGTGCCGAGCCGCTGGGAACCGTCGACTACGAGACCGAGACGGTCGACTTCCGCCGGGGCTACCAGGAACGCGACGCTCGAGACCTCGCCCTCGCAAACGACCTCGAGGCAGACGTCGAGCTCCTGAAGTTCACCCCCGGGATGGACCCCGCGTTCCTCGACGTCGTCGAGGGCTCTGCCGGCCTGATCCTCGAGGGGACCGGCCTCGGCCACGTCCACACCGACCTCATCCCCCGACTCGAGGAACTCGTCGCGGACGGGACGACCGTGGTCATGACCAGCCAGTGTCTCGAGGGCCGCGTCTGCGACCGGGTCTACGACACGGGACGGGACCTGCTCGAGGCTGGCGTACTCGAGGCCGGCGATACCTTACCCGGCACCGCGAAGGTCAAACTCATGTGGGCACTCGAAAACAGCGACGACGTCGCGGAAGCCATGCAGACCTCCCTCGCCGGCGAGTTACAGGAGCGGTCGGTCCCCTGGGAGTAA